One segment of Acropora muricata isolate sample 2 chromosome 8, ASM3666990v1, whole genome shotgun sequence DNA contains the following:
- the LOC136926647 gene encoding uncharacterized protein, whose amino-acid sequence MILNAIDYVEEAKRQLDNETYYKKIESDLTSEHEQLINQCIDTYKNNGELEEEIAKLLKPVKSRTPIFYMHPKIHKVNNPWRPVVSSVNSHTEKPSAYVDEFLRPLAEKLQSYIRDTSDFITQLRVLSQLPARCYLATLDVSSLYTNIDIDEGLTIVEEELEKANQSSPTPKTLSCLLEKVLKLNNFTFNGEHYIQIKGTAMGTRVAPNFANVYMRRLDYKFVYQTQWANWLIMWVRFIDDIFLIWKGDKD is encoded by the coding sequence ATGATTCTGAATGCCATTGACTATGTAGAGGAGGCGAAACGCCAACTTGACAATGAAACATACTACAAAAAGATAGAAAGTGATTTAACTTCAGAACACGAACAGCTCATAAACCAATGCATTGATACATATAAAAACAATGGGGAATTGGAAGAAGAAATAGCAAAACTTCTTAAACCAGTGAAATCGAGAACCCCAATATTCTATATGCACCCTAAGATACATAAAGTCAACAATCCTTGGAGACCAGTAGTATCCTCCGTAAACAGTCACACCGAGAAGCCATCAGCTTATGTGGATGAATTTTTAAGACCTTTAGCAGAAAAACTACAGTCTTACATACGAGATACCTCAGACTTTATCACACAACTGCGGGTCTTGAGCCAACTACCTGCAAGGTGTTACTTAGCAACACTAGACGTGTCTAGCCTATATACTAATATAGACATTGACGAAGGACTCACTATTGTTGAGGAAGAACTAGAGAAAGCAAACCAGAGCAGTCCAACACCTAAAACTCTGTCATGCCTCCTTGAGAAAGTGCTTAAACTcaataatttcactttcaatgGTGAACATTACATCCAAATCAAGGGAACAGCTATGGGGACAAGAGTGGCACCAAACTTCGCCAACGTTTACATGAGGAGACTTGACTATAAGTTTGTATACCAAACACAGTGGGCAAACTGGCTCATAATGTGGGTACGCTTCATAGATGACATATTCTTAATCTGGAAAGGTGACAAAGATTGA